The DNA window AAAGTTGTTGAATCTGATAGATAATAACACATGACTTCTGTTGGCAACTATGATAGGAGTAAGATGTCACAATACCCAAGTTTCTCATCCATTTGCCTATAGATTCCTATTTAGAACATACccttatttaaataaattacaCTTATAAATACCCCGATTCGAATTTAGTGAGCACTTCCTCCTGACTATCGCTGTCATGAAGTGATTGGTTACCCTATTTCCTAGACTGGCAGGTGATCGCCTCACGAGCCTGGGACCATGCATCTACCGGGGTATTCCGACAATCGGCCCTGCCAAATTCTGGGGGTTCCTTATCACGTCAATACCGGCTTCTATTATCTGCTTTAGAAATCAACTAACAACATCCATTCAACTTGGAGGCGGTCCCTTCGTCTCTTACATTATCACTCACTTTTGTATTAATACTTCCTCCTATTGTTTTGCCGTCACGTGGAGTTTAGATACTCTTATCAAACTGTCATTTCTTAGTAACGACTTACAGTGACAAAGTTGTTGAGACGACTAGTCATGAAGGGCGCGTACTGATTTCTAATACCAAAGAACACACCCCTACCACCAAGATGAAACTCCCGTTACTGTTACTGGCCTCCAGTATCCATTATGCCTCGATATCCGCAAGTCCCATATTCGAGGATTTTTTTTCTCCTGGTGTTGGTACCAGAGGAGCCGTTGCTTCAGAGGCTCAAGAATGCAGCTACATCGGCAGAGACTTATTAGCACGGGGTGTAAGACTTCTCGCCCCTTCTCTCTATAAATACACCAACTAAATATCCAGGGAAATGCCGTCGATGCCATGATTGGAACGACATTCTGTGTTGGTGTTATCGGCATGTACCACTCCGGCATTGGAGGCGGTGGTTTCATGATTGTGCGTGACAAGAAGGGTAACTACGAAGCAATCGACTTTAGAGAATCAGCCCCTGCAGCAGCATTTGAGGACATGTACCAAGGAAATGTGAACGGTAGCATCTACGGGGGTCTTTCTGTTGGTGTGCCGGGCGAAGTCCGTGGGTTTGAGTATGCACACAAGAAATACGGTGTATGAACCACAGACACACTGCAAGTTACCACAAGCTAACATTTTAAACAGAGTCTTCCATGGAAAACAGTCTTACAAGGAGCTATTAAGGTGGCTCAAGATGGATTCACAGGTACGCCCAAGGAGAGTAGAGAGACAAAGAGTTACAAGCTGACAAATGTCAGTCAATGCCGACATGGCAAGATTTATCGAGAAGACTATTAGAGACCATCACAACTTCTTTGTCGAGGATCCTTCATGGGCAGAAGATTTTACCCGAAATGGTATGCTTTTATAACACCCAACGCTGAGACCAGGGCTCACATTTAGCAGGACAGCTTATCCCAGAAGGAGAGAAGATGACAAGACGACGATACGCCCGGTAGGTCAAGGTTCGATGCCAGACTTCAACATAGCTAACCAACCCAGTACACTTCAAGCTATCGCAGAGCATGGCGCTGATGCCTTCTATACCGGTGCCTTCGGTAAATCAACCCTGCATCTGAAAACTGAGTAAATAATAACATGGAATAGCTGAGAGCATGGTCAAGACCATCCAAGAAACAAATGGTACCATAACACTGGATGACTACAAGAACTACGATGTAATTCCTCGAGAGGTTCTTCGCACTGAGTACAAGGGGCACGATGTCTATGGCATCAGCTCTCCAGCCGGTGGCGCCGTATCACTCAATATCCTGAACACCATGAACGGCTACACCCACCAAGACGAGGATCGAAACACCACACTGCACATCTACATCGAAGCCATGAAGTTCGCATACGGAGCTCGTCTGCACCTTGGCGATCCTGACTTTGTAGATGGCGTTCCTGAGCTTGAACATGAGATGCTCAATGCCACAACAGCAGAAAAGATCAGGAGTAAGATCGATCCTCGAAAGACCCAGAAGATTGAGAAGTATGATCCTGATGGCATCTACTCATCTGACGGGCATGGAACTTCACACGTCGTCACTGCGGATGGCGATGGCATGGCTGTTTCGCTGACCACCACcgtcaacctcatctttGGATCTTTCCTCATGGACCCTCTCACTGGTGTGATCCTGTAAGTGTTACCAACCTCTTTCAATTTTGTGGTCATGGACTGACCGTCACAGAAACAACGAAATGAATGACTTCTCTATTCCGGGAGTTCCTAATGAGTTTGGTTTCGcaccagcagaagcaaacTTCATTCGTCCAAACAAGCGCCCCCTATCCTCCTGTACACCTCTCATTGTATCCAACAAAGACGGATCTCTCTTTGCCGTCATCGGAGCTGCAGGGGGCTCACGTATTATCTCCGCCACTACTCAAGTTGCGTGGCGTGTATTGACTTCTCCATCGTGGTCTATCAAGGATGCTGTTCGTGAGCCCCGTGTTCACAACCAGCTCATCCCGAACACGCTACTAgtggagaagaagttcaGTTCGTACGATGTTCCATCGCTGTTGGAGCGAGGACATAATATAACTTGGGTCGATGAGGGACTGAGTACAGTTCAAGCGTTGACAAGGGACTCAGCTGGTGTTTTTCAGGTCGCTCCTGAACCCAGGCAGAAGAACAGTGGCGGTGTGACATTGTAGACAGCAcaggaagagatggaagcATACATGTTTATATTCCTGATTGAGCGATCAACACTTGTAGAAGGACACAGCATACGACATAGAACATTGACTTGATTATGCCCAAGCTTTGTGCTTGCTGTATTAATTTCTCTAAgctgtctcttctctcgctAGAATCTTAGAAAGGGGGTATCCTTTAGTCTATCTCCAAAAAGTCTACGCTTTTTGTTTCGTAAGTGACACCAAGCGTGCCAAATGAACCGTCCACTTCTTTGCAAACTCCTCCTCGGTGAATCTCTTTGCCGACTCTCGTGCACGCAGACGAAATGCCAGAGGATCTGGCAGCGACAAAGCCTTCTCGTAGCCCTCTGCgaattcttcttctgtcgtTGCGTGGAAACCTGTTTCATTGTGTTAGAAAGATCCCGACATGGAATTTTCAGTCAGCTTACCAGTTGGCTGGCCATCGATGGGCACGACGATATCGAACTTGGGCCCAGCACTGTCATGAACCACGGAAATGAGTCCAGCAGCTTGGTATTCAACAACGCCGATTCCGAAGTGCTCATTCCACATGCCGTTGACACCCACAGATGCCCTTCTTAACCAGTCCAGAACATCTGACCATGGGGCATCGAGGTGGAACTTGACACTGTCTTTGATGCCAAGCTCATTAGCAAGAAGTCGCAGCTCGTACACACGCTTTGAGTCTGAGTCATCTCGCACGCTTCCGATCAGAACCAGCTGTGCTCCCTTGGATGCCtcgctcttggtcttgaggaaAGTAGCGAATGACCGCATGATGAGTTGGTGGTTCTTTTCAGGTCGAAACTGGGCGAGGTAGACAAGAACTTTTTCTCTTCgcttctcactctcttcgGAAACTTCGACTTCGCGTTCCATTTCTCGGACGGCGGTGGGAGGGTAGACAACTGCGATCGGATCTGTCTTGCTCTTCTGTTTGCGATAAGGGCCCCATAGACTCTTGATGTGGCCTTGAGTCCAGGTAGAGTTTGTCATGACAATATCAACCGTCGAGCCAACCCAAGAGTACAGAATGGCAAAAAGTTTCCAGTAATTCTTCTTGGCGAAACCCTGAGCTCCAGCACCCTTACCAGCATGTGCGCCCTGAGTTCCCGAGGGAGCCGTTGAATCGAGCGAGTCGAGCATGTCGGTAGAAATCGTAGGATAGTGCACATATGCCCCTGTAGGAACCTTGGGGAAGAGAAATTTGCATAGACCGAGAGCGAAGGCGTAGCCCATGGTGTCGACAAAGACGTCCGGGACCAGTAGTGAGAAAGCGTCCCAAGCCAAAACGACGGAGCCGATTGATTGGCCGAGCAGCGTGAAATGAGGCCATGTTGAGGGGAGTACCCAGTCTCGCTTGGAGAGGTAGAGGAACGTTATCGTGGGAGCATGGAGCTCAATATTGAATCTTGTCTAACACGGTGTAAGCATGCCGTGGTCCCCAGGGCAAGTTTTCAGGTCGTATACCTTGACTCGATTCAAGATCGCATCTTTTGTCACATTGTGATCGCCTGTGTATACCACACATTTGGCTTTTGGCCAACGATCTTGTGTGGCCCGAATCGCGGCCCAGAGCACTCGCTCTCCGCCACCTCCAGCATTGCTCCCTCACATTAGCTAGGTCATACGGTAGCTTATATGACAACATACCAGAACGGATGGAAGAAACCAACGATCCCCGACCAATCCCTTTGCGAGCTCAGAGTGCTTTGAAGATTATCGTCAACATCGAATACGAGTTTCGTCGCTGCGGTGCCTTGAGGGTCCTTAGCGCGGGCATCTTTATCCTCCTGTGTCATGAGGGCCAGAAGATGTGCACGACGGCCTTCTGTTCGTTTTCGAAGAGACCATCCTAGAAACCGTCGTAGAAGCCCACCTATTAGAGGCAGAGCTATCAGAATGGCCAGAGGCACAAGCGTCGCTAGGGACGCCATCAGGGTGGCCGTCTTTCGCGGTCAGGAGGCGGTAGTGTCGGGAAGGCTGTTCGGGGGGGTCGCAGGGGAATCGAGAAGCTATGAAAAACAGGTAAAGAAAATGCTTCGACCAGCGATATTTATATGGCCTCAGGGGGGGTGAGGCTGTCAGCTTTTGGTAGCGAAAGGCTACCATGAACGAGAGTGTGTGGGATGATAGTGTGACGTCTCCAGCTGGCCAGACCAGGTCTCAAAAAGTTCATCCAcgggcttggtcttggtcttggtggggGATAGGCACAGGCACCGACACCGCTAGAGGAACCCGAAGCTAAGCTTTTGGATGCTGCTGCAAGCTCCAAAGCTCAGTATCTGACCCACCGTAGCTGCGCAAGCTACAGGGGGGTTAGAGGCTCCTGACCCTTGTCACTGGACCCCTTCTTTAAATTCGGCAGCCCGCGGAGAGAACTTATGATAGCTCTGTTCCCTCCAGAAAGTTAGAAAGAAAATCATTTTTAAGAATACGAGATCAAGGACTGAACGGACCAACCAGGGCTCATTCTGCGTCCAACGGAATAATTATGGTCAAGGGCGCTTCCATATTCGATCATAAAGCCACGTCTTCTCAAGAACTTTTTACACGAATCTACAAGCACTTATATGAATTGTCATTAATAATCAATCTTGGCTATTTTACTGGTTGCTTTATCAACTTATAATGAGAGTTGCTATAAATAATGAAGGTACCTAACTCAGAGCGTGGTGCACAAGTGGAAGAGCAAAGAGTTCATCCTCAAGACTTTCAAGAGGGTTTGAATCATGCTATACAAACGGACTCTGCAAGTTAACGCTAACACTGATCATTTAATAGTACTTGGATATATAGGGCACTCGTAAATATATTGTTCCTTACTGTTGTCCCGTACAGTGGTTCTTCCTTAACTACCAGCAGTACTAATCGAGATATTCAACGATGAACTGTTAGCGCTGATTGGCTGAGAATTCAGAAAAATAGCCCCAGTTTGACCTCATGTCATGGACTTTCGAGACTCACTCACACCAGCACCAAGTCCTCCATTGCACCCGCAACCACGGTGTTAAGGGTCAAAATGTCCCTAATAAGAAGAACTGCCCATTCCATGTCGCCTCAGGCCAGGCCATCACTCTCAGTCATTAACACAACACGCCGAATCTCACATCCAGCCATTCTCAGCTCATTAACTTCATCGCCATGCGCCAACCGCAGGAACTTCTCTGTCGCTTCTGCGCTCGGTGAGACAGTCACCATGACAGCCAATGCCCTCAGCTGGGCTCATAGCGCTGGCGTGCCGTGGTATGTGGCTATACCACTACTTGCTGTGGGCGTCAACGCAACCATCCGATTCCCTCTTCAACTATACAGCGCTCGTTTGCGGGAGGCTAGAAAACCATTGGATCCTCTTATCACAGCTTGGACTCGTCGGCATATGATGGATAGGAGTTTAAACAACCCTGAACTTCCCGATCGTGTGAGATCGCTTCGCGTTGCAGGTGCAGTTGAAAAGTCAAGACGGAGAATATTAAAGACATGGGGTCTCCAGCGCTGGAAAAGTATGGCACCTTTACTTGGAATGCTTCCCTTTGTCACCATATCTGAGGCTCTTCGAAGGAAATGCGGTGCACCCCTGGGTTGGATCAGTCACAAGATTGGCCTGGGTAATACTGGACTCGGGCCCTCGAGCAGCATGTTTGACCAGTCCTTGGTGGACGGAGGCTTATTCTGGTTCACCGATCTAGCGTCTGCGGACCCTTACTACGGGCTTCCTGCCATCTGCTCGGGTATTCTGGTATGGAGTATATGGGCTAGGATGCCCAAGGAACAAATCCAGGCACTATTGCGAATCCAGCCCCCAGGCGCAAAGATGATGGTCGCCTCCAGGCTACAACAACTCCTGGGCCGTGTCATGCTTATGATGCCCCTACTGCCACTCCTCTTTGCCGATCTGCCAAGCGCTATCTTCCTTTACTGGGGTACATCATTTGCGCTTACCCGCGTCAATGACTTCTTTATTCAACGTCTTGTTCCACCAAAGACGTCAGATCTGAGGGCACCTAAGCCATCCAAGGAATTCCCTTTCGTGCTCAAAGACCAATCACGGATTGCAAAGACATCTGACAAAAAAACAATTGATTAAGCGTTCATCTGTAACTACCAATGCAGAATCGTGGGGAAAGTTGGATGTATAGGTCCCTAGAAAACTCCAATAGACgcctcaagaacaagaacaggCCACCCATAATCGTCAGTCGCTGCGCTCTAAGAATCTAGTCAAGGACAATAGCCAGAATAACAATGGTCAAAATGACGGCGAGGATCAGCAACAGGCAGCAGCTCTTGTTGCGGGCTGCCTTCTGATACCGCGCGGCCTGTCGGTTCTCAACATCAGCTTGCCGCGTGTCATCCCGGACGTTCTCAACATTGTCTGCGATCGTCCCAAGCTGCTCTCCCTGCTCATTGACGATTTGCGCCACCTGTCGGAAGAGAACGTTCAAATCGCCTACACCCTGCTCAATATTGCGAATCTCCTCCTCGCGCTCGATGATGAGAGCTTCCTGGAAGTCGACTTCGTCTTGGGGTGCGAGCTGGGAGACTTGCTCTTGTTGTTGCAGCTGCTCAAGCTGATTGCCGGACTGGGGGCCTTCGGCGGATTCACCCTCCTGTGCGGCACGGGCGGCGGTAACGGATGCGCGCTCCTTCTCGAGGGCTTTTCGCTGGAGGCTTTGGAattcttgaagagctgcCTGGAAGTCGCTCGAGACCTTTGTTTGCTCGTACTTTTGTTGTTTCTGCATACAATTAGCATGCGACAATGATCGAGACGCATTTTCATCATAATACCGTCAATTCTTCCCAAGTTTGAAGGCGCTTAACGCCCTCGCCGATCTCTCTGCACAATTCCCTCGTCTTATCCATGCTATTGTGAACTCGCTCCCGCAGGCGCGGGGTATCCTTACGTGTGCCGAGCACATTGACATCGTTGGCGAGTTTTCgattgttgctgaggagggcTTGAAGCTTGCTCTTGAGGTCGTATTGAAGGGCTTGGAAATCAGGGTCATCGCTATAGCCGGCGCCGCCGCGCCCGGATTCTAGATCGTACGACATGGTTGTTGTGATGATGTAAGGTCGAAAGGAAGAGTTGCGTGGATGGAGGCTGGGCCCTTGACTCTGGACTTCAGCCGGAAAAGTGGGTCGGGACaacctaaggtacctaacgTAAGTCTGGTCTAAATACAGAGGGCCTTAGAGAGAATGAGAAAAGATCCTAGGACTTTGACCCTAAgagataaaaatatttaggtagtttagcctaaacttaggagactctttgctgagtttattttggcatcttcttctATTGTCTCGAGTTTTCTTGTTCCCCAAAGCCCGGTCTACAAGCAGAGTCACtagccaaagaagatggcTGGTTTTTGTTGAtacaagacaagaaatgAATGTGAACACAAAAGTCAACCCAGGCGTTTTGATCAAGAACTCACTTACGGTCGAGAATATCCTCCAAAACGTTGAGGAACAAGAGGGAGCGAGACACCAGACCTGCTGCCTGGTTCCAGTACGGTTTCGTTAGTAGATCTTAGGACTA is part of the Fusarium fujikuroi IMI 58289 draft genome, chromosome FFUJ_chr07 genome and encodes:
- a CDS encoding related to syntaxin 12 — its product is MSYDLESGRGGAGYSDDPDFQALQYDLKSKLQALLSNNRKLANDVNVLGTRKDTPRLRERVHNSMDKTRELCREIGEGVKRLQTWEELTKQQKYEQTKVSSDFQAALQEFQSLQRKALEKERASVTAARAAQEGESAEGPQSGNQLEQLQQQEQVSQLAPQDEVDFQEALIIEREEEIRNIEQGVGDLNVLFRQVAQIVNEQGEQLGTIADNVENVRDDTRQADVENRQAARYQKAARNKSCCLLLILAVILTIVILAIVLD
- a CDS encoding related to ALG11 protein, whose amino-acid sequence is MASLATLVPLAILIALPLIGGLLRRFLGWSLRKRTEGRRAHLLALMTQEDKDARAKDPQGTAATKLVFDVDDNLQSTLSSQRDWSGIVGFFHPFCNAGGGGERVLWAAIRATQDRWPKAKCVVYTGDHNVTKDAILNRVKTRFNIELHAPTITFLYLSKRDWVLPSTWPHFTLLGQSIGSVVLAWDAFSLLVPDVFVDTMGYAFALGLCKFLFPKVPTGAYVHYPTISTDMLDSLDSTAPSGTQGAHAGKGAGAQGFAKKNYWKLFAILYSWVGSTVDIVMTNSTWTQGHIKSLWGPYRKQKSKTDPIAVVYPPTAVREMEREVEVSEESEKRREKVLVYLAQFRPEKNHQLIMRSFATFLKTKSEASKGAQLVLIGSVRDDSDSKRVYELRLLANELGIKDSVKFHLDAPWSDVLDWLRRASVGVNGMWNEHFGIGVVEYQAAGLISVVHDSAGPKFDIVVPIDGQPTGFHATTEEEFAEGYEKALSLPDPLAFRLRARESAKRFTEEEFAKKWTVHLARLVSLTKQKA
- a CDS encoding related to gamma-glutamyltransferase, whose amino-acid sequence is MKLPLLLLASSIHYASISASPIFEDFFSPGVGTRGAVASEAQECSYIGRDLLARGGNAVDAMIGTTFCVGVIGMYHSGIGGGGFMIVRDKKGNYEAIDFRESAPAAAFEDMYQGNVNGSIYGGLSVGVPGEVRGFEYAHKKYGSLPWKTVLQGAIKVAQDGFTVNADMARFIEKTIRDHHNFFVEDPSWAEDFTRNGQLIPEGEKMTRRRYARTLQAIAEHGADAFYTGAFAESMVKTIQETNGTITLDDYKNYDVIPREVLRTEYKGHDVYGISSPAGGAVSLNILNTMNGYTHQDEDRNTTLHIYIEAMKFAYGARLHLGDPDFVDGVPELEHEMLNATTAEKIRSKIDPRKTQKIEKYDPDGIYSSDGHGTSHVVTADGDGMAVSLTTTVNLIFGSFLMDPLTGVILNNEMNDFSIPGVPNEFGFAPAEANFIRPNKRPLSSCTPLIVSNKDGSLFAVIGAAGGSRIISATTQVAWRVLTSPSWSIKDAVREPRVHNQLIPNTLLVEKKFSSYDVPSLLERGHNITWVDEGLSTVQALTRDSAGVFQVAPEPRQKNSGGVTL